TCAGCGGCAGTTCCTCCGGGGCCGCTCGAGACGGTCAGCGGCGACAGCGCGCGCCGGCTGTTCTTGGTGGTCTCAGGAACCCTCCAAGTGATCGTCCCCGACATGCGGGCCAGACTTGGCGCCGGTGACGTGCTGTTCCTTGATGTCCCCGGTCCGCTCGAAGCACCTGTGCACATCCGGGCGGCGTCCCGCTGTTCCTACCTTGAGGTCGAGGTCGAACCGGCCTGGCTGCCCGTCGGCACCGTGCCGCCGTCCCTCGACGAAGGCCGCCGGACGGCATATGGGTCGCCCCGCCTGCTTCGCCTGTTCTCCGACGGCGAGGTCGCGCACCTGTCGCCCTTCGACGACCTCTTCTCGGCTCCGGCCGAGAAGACGCAGCAGGTCAACGCGCTGAGCTTCGTGTGCCTGTCACCGTCCATGAGCTCCGACTGGCACACCGAGCCGGGAACGAGTCTGCTCGTCGTGCTCGCCGGCGGGTTCGAGGTCGAGGTCGGCGGAAACGGCGGCCGGCGGACCCTCAGGGCGGGCGACGTCTGCCTCGTCGAGGACTTCGAGGGGCAAGGGCACAAGAGCTCGTCGGACGGCGAGACGCGTTTCGCGGTCCTGGCTCTCCCCGAAGGCCACCTCTGGAGGCGCGACAACCGAGCCGAGGAGGCAACGGCATGACCGATCGGATCGATCTCTTCGAGGCCCTGGAGAGCTGCCGTTCGATCCGGCGGCTGCGTCCCGATCCGCTCCCCGACGAGCTCCTGGAGAAGCTGGTCCACTACGCGACCCGCGCTCCGAGCGCGGGCAACAGCCAGCTCTGGAAATTCCTGGTGGTCACGGCACCGCAGGACCGCCGCTGGTTCCGGGACATGCTCGTCGAGGCTGTCGGCCACCGGTTCCCCGAACCGGCGCCCGCCGACACTTCAGCAGCCGCCAGAGGGCAGCGCCGGTACCGGCAGTTCATCTTCGACTTCGATCAGATCCCGGTCCTTGTCCTGCCTCTCATCGAGAACGCGTTTCCCAACCGGGACAACCCCGATGTCCGCTTCGCGTGGTCGTCGATCTACGCCGCGACGCAGAACCTGCTCCTCGCGGCCCGCGGTCTCGGGATCGGGGCGGCGATGACCACGAATCACCTGGAGAACGAACCTGCCGTCCGCGAACGCTTCGCCATCCCGGCCACGTTCCACATCGGCGCCACCATCCCCCTCGGTTACCCCGTCGGCCGCTACGGCCCGGTGACCCGTAAGCCGGTCATCCCCACCATGTACCGTGGACGTTTCGGTGCGCCTTGGACCACGGGACCGACGGATGCCTCTCAGAACGAGCCCACCTGAGTGAGATACCGTATCTGATATAGACATCCATGGATGCGGACCATAGGGTTCGCATCCATGGAACTGGTGAGGGAACCCCGACTTCGCGAGATCATCGAACAGATCACGCCCCTTCTGGCCGACAGCCAGGCTCCCGCCGTAAGGCAGCCCCCGGCCGACCCTGTCGCACGAGACGCGTGGTTCACCGAGGTCACGCAGGAGCGTGCGAAGCAGCAGGCCCAGATGAGCGGAGGCGGCAGGTCGCTGCCGACCATCGAGGGTGTCGAGGTGAGCGAGATCCGCATCCCCGTCACCGGGGGATGCGGATGGTCCGGCTGCCCCGAATGCACGGCCGGTTCGATCAACGCGATCGTCTACCGGCCCGCCGAAGTGGCCACGGCGCCCGCCTACCTGCACTTCCACGGCGGAGGCTTCTGGATCGGCGGCGGACTCGACGTTCTGCGTGCCAGCGCCACGGTGCACGGCGCGCGCGCCCGTGAACTCGGCGTCGTCGTCATCGACGTCGACTACCGGATGGCACCGGAGCACAAGTTTCCGATCCCTGTCGAAGACTGCTACACAGCACTGACCTGGGTCGCGTCCCATGCCGACCAGCTCGGTGTCGATCCGGTCAGACTCGCGGTGGGCGGTGGCAGCGCAGGCGGCAACCTGACCGCCGCGGTGGCGCTGATGAGCCGTGACCGAGGAGGGCCGGCCCTCTCCGCGCAGGTGCTCAACATCCCGGTCACCGACAGCAGCTGCAACACCGCCTCGATGCACCTCTTCGCCGAGGGATACGTCATGACCCGCCAGAACGCCCTGGAAATGTGGGACATGTACCTGGCCTCACCGGCCGACGCGCATCATCCCTACGCCTCCCCCATGCACGCGCCCAGCCTCCGCGGCCTGCCCCCCACTCTCGTCGTTCTCGGCGATTACGACATCCTGCGCGACGAAGGCAGCGCGTACGCCCGGCGTCTTGTCGACGACGGAGTCACCGTGACGATGCGGCGCCTTCCTCAGACCCACGGTGCCGGGCTGCCCGAGAACGGTCCCGAGACCGAGCGACTGATCAACGAACTCCTCCGCGCGAACCTGCTGAAGAACTAGGTGTGCTGTTCGGGCACGTTGGTGACAGCACGCGGATCCAGCCCGGGCTGATGCCCGGCCCGTCATCGGACGACGGTTCGAGGACGTGTGCGCATGGGCAGTGCACGGTGCTTCAGTGTGAGACTCAGAGCGGGGCGCCTCTCAATACCTGGCGCGTGTTCCAGCTGCCAGCGGGCAGTGATGCTGGCGAGGGCGAGAGTGGCTTCTGCCATCGCAAAGGTGTCGCCGGGGCATTTCCGTGCGCCGGATGCGAACGGGATCATGGCGTGACGGTGCGGCTGAGGGCGCTGAGGGTCCCACCGGTCAGGGTCGAAGTCTTCGGGAGCGTTGTGGAGATCGTGCCGGTGGTGAACGAGATAGGGGCTGTACGCCACGTTGGTTCCAGCCGGGAGGAAGTGCCCGCCCAGATGAGTGTCAGCGGTGACCGTGCGGGTGAAGAACCAAGCCGGTGGACGCAGCCGTAGCGTTTCGGTGATCACACGGTTGGTGAACTCCAGGTGGTGCAGGTCGGCATAAGTGGCGGCGGCACCGTTCAGCACGGTGTCGACCTCGGCGTGCAACTGCCGTTCCACCTGGGGATGCTGGGCCAGGAAGTCCAGCGACCATGCCAGGGCGGATGCGGTGTTCTCGATGCCCGCCAGCAGGATCGCCACGATCGTGTCGATGATTTCCGCATCTGTCATACCCCGCCCATCGGTCTCCACGTCGTGGGCCGCAAGCAGCGCTGAGACCAGGTCTTCATGGTCGGTACCGTCGACTCGGCGCTGGGCGATGATCTGGCCGCAGACCTCGTGGAGATGGTTGCGGGCGCGCGTGTAGGCGCGGTTGCTCGGAAGGGGCAGCCGGTCCAGTGGCGGTACCAGGAACATCCGCCGGTAGAAGCCCGCGAGAAGGGTCATGCTGGCGTCCAGGAGCTTGTCGAGCTCGCCCTGCGACAGTGCGCCGGAGAACAGGGTGGCGATCGCGATCTTGGAAGTGATCGCCATCATCTCGGCCGGAACGTCCAGAACCTGTCCGGATCGCCAGGAAGAGGCTGTCTCGTCGATACAGGCGGTCATGGTCTCGGCGTAACCCGGAAGCCGGGAAGGATGAAACGAGGGTTGCACGAGCCGTCGCAGCCGCCGGTGTTCATCGTGATGGCTGGTACCGATGCCGTTGCCGCTCACTTCCCGTGCCCGGTCGTAGATCGGGCCGCCCTTGTCGAAGGTGCGGTCATCGAGCAAAACCTGATGGGTCAGGCCCGGATCACACAGCACCACCATGGAAAAGGGACCTACACGGATTTTGACCATGTCTCCGTAGGCGGGCAGGGAGTCCAGGAACGCCGTCGGGTTCCGCAGCAGCGGCAGCAGGTGACCGACCAGGGGCAGGGCCTGCGGCGCAGCGGGAATCGAAGACAACTTCTTCATGATCGCTCCAGATGTGTGGCGTGGGGAGGGTCCAGAACCTGCGTACGTGTCAGTCCCTGGCCTGCACGACCATGGGGAGGCGATTGGGTCGCAGCACTGCGGCGGGGACTTCTCTCACTTTGTTGCGGGTGGCGGGGACGAGTCGCCAGCGGGCGGCGATGGTGGCGATGCCTATCGCCAGTTGGGTGAGGGCGAAGTGGTCGCCTGGGCATTTCCGGGGGCCGGCGCTGAAGGGCTGGAATGAGTCACGCCGGGGCGGCGTGATCCACCGGTCCGGGTCGAAGCGCAAGGGATCGGGGTACAGATCAGGGTCGCGGTGCATGGTGGTCGCGCTGAACAAGATCTCTGCTCCCGCGGGCAGGTGCATGTCGCCGAGTGTCACGGGAGTGATCGTGCGGCGCATCTGGATCCAGGAGACGGAGTGGAGGCGGAGTGTTTCCTGGATGAGTCGCTGGGTGTACTGCAGCCGGGGAAGGTCGTCGAAGGTGACGGGGCGTCCGTCGAGGACGGTGTCGAGCTCGTGGTGCAGGCGCGCCTCGACGGCAGGGTTGCGGCCGAGTTCGTACAGGAGCCAGGCGAGGGTGTAGGCGGTGCTGTCCGCGCCGGCGACCAACATGGTGACGACCTCGTCGTGGAGTTGCTGGCGGCTCAGTGGTTGGCCGGTCTCTTCATCGCGCGCCGCGAGGAGGAGGGTGAGCAGGTCGTCCGGTTCCTCGGTGGCCCGGAGGCGCACGTCGAGGATCGAGTCGACGATGGCCTTGAGCCGCTTGCGTGCTGCCTCGAAATTGCGGGTGCCGGGGAGAGGCAGTCGTTCGACGGCGTTCGGCGTCATGGTGCGCACGATGATCTGTGTGAGGAAGACGCCCACGCAGTGGTCGATCTCGGCGATGGTGCCGCTGTCGATGCCGGTGCCGAACAGGGTCCGGACGGTGGTTCCCACGCTCATGATGTGCATGGCCCGGTCGACGGCGATGCGCTGTCCCGGCTGCCAGGAGGCGATGACCGCTTCCGCCTGTTCCCGCATGGCTTCGCTGTAGCCGCGCAGGCGAGGGCGGTGGAAGGCGGGAAGGATCAGGCGACGCTGCCGGTGGTGGAGCGCGCCTTCCGAGGTGGCGAGGCCATCGCCGACGACAGGCCGTGTCTTGTCGTACATGCGGCCCTTGGTGAAGGAGTCCGCATCGGTGACGAGGACGCGGTGCAGCAGCTGCGGTGAGTTGACGACGTAGATCGGCAGCTTTCCTACATGCAGGGCGACGATGTCGCCCTGGCCGCGCAGCCCCTGAAGCACGTTCAGCGGTCCGCGGACGAATTGCAGGGCGTGTCCGACCAGTGGGAGGCGCCCCCGCGCCGACGGAGGAAGATGGGGGACGGTGGTCGTGGTCATCGGGTGTTCTCCTTTTTACGGAGTCCGGAATGAGCAGCGAGGTCGGCTGCTCCGCTCGGAGCGCCACTGAGCGGACAGTCAGGCCGCGAAACCGGACCGCATGGAGGTTGGGTGAGCTGAATGACGTTGGCGGCAGTACCGCGTCACAAGATGCCGGTGACCGGCCTGGACACGGTTACGGTCCATGGGCACCAAGGCGGGACGTCGGGCGGATGGACCGCCACGTCAAATGGCCCTCGCGTCAGGCGCCTTGGAAGTCGCCCTGTAGCGCGCGGACGAGTCGTACCAGTCATACAGACCTGACAAGTAGCTTTCGGCGCCCTGGACCCAGACCTTCATCTGCGCGAGATCAGTTGGCGACAGGCCGATGTTCGCGGCAAGTTGCGGCAACTTGGTCTTCACCGCGTGGTTGAAATACACGACTCGGTCCACGATGAGACGAGTAGTGATCTTGTGCGCCGTAGCGAGGTCGTCACCCGTGAGGTCCCGCAGGACCAGCATGAGGTTGTTGACCTCACCTTCATCGTTGATCTCCATGTCGTAGGAGACGGCCTCGTTTCCCAGCGCCATGACATCGATGAAGGCTTCCAGGAGCGAGTCGACCACCTCCGTGTCCCGAAGGCGTGCAGGAATCTCAGCCCCTGTGGACATCGCGGCGAAGCATGCCCCCGTGCCGCCTGCGAATGTCTGGCGCCGGAGCTTGATGAAATGGATCAGGTCGGGCACCCGGTCGTCGCAGATGTTTTCCAGCTCGAGCGCGGCTCCGATGATGAAATCGTGGATTGCTCGCGTGAATTCCCGCCGCCAATACGAGGACCGACCTGCCGCGAGGCGGGGCCACAGGTCAGCAAGCCCGCGCTCCACCGCGTCGCGCGGTGTGGGTACGGATGTTCCGGGGTCCGTATCGATGAAATCACACAGTCTGCGCGCGTATTCCCATCCGCCTTGCCTGTCGCGCACTTGCTTGTAGGCCAAGGTGAAGTAGTCGTCGTACGCAAAGATCCAGACCAGCGCCTGGTTGATGAGGAGCAGATCGGCCGGCCCCGCGTCCGGAGCGATCTTGGCGGCGAGTTCGGGTACTGCGATCCGTTGGAACCGTTCCGGCTTCCAGATTCCTCCGGGCATCGGGCGATCCGTCATCAGCATCCCCATGGCGCGTGCCCATTTCTCGGACTCCGCGTACGAGTCGTCCAGGTGCGGGTTTACCCGCACCTGGTAGGGCAGGGCCACGCCGGTCGTGTTGATGGCGGTTTCTTTCTCAGTGAGTCCATGCATGGGAACCTCCTGCGAATTGATGGGGGGTTGAGTCGTAAGGGAAGAGAGTTCGCTGCCGTTTTCGCCTGATGGCGCAGTGACGGGACGGATGACATGCGGGATCACGCCGGGACGGCCGGCCCTTACTGCGGACATCCTGAAACTTCGGCGGCCAGGGTCGCGCGATCACTCTCGCCGTCCCGTACTTCATGGCGAAGCGAGTCGGTACACCGAACTGAACCCAGCCGGTCCGTGCGGATGGTCTTGATCACGCCACCGGCGACGACGCTTGAGCACGTCTGGAGAGATGGGCCCGTCTGTGTCATCCGGTACGGAGTTCTATGCCCGGGATAAAGGCAGGCGGGAGTTGTCCGCGGGGAAGCGGCCCAGGGCCTTGACATCGTTGTCCGGGGCGGCCATCTGAATGATCGCTGCGCCACCCAAGGGCTGACCGACAGATGCCGCGGAACCATCGATGGCGAGCAGGCGGGGGGCGATGTCACTGGTGACTCTACGCCCGTGCATCGTGATGGTCATGTGCCATCGCCGCGGCTGGACCGGCGCTCACGCCAGGCAGCGCACAGGCGGCCGACGCGACGCGGGATACGTGTACTCACGAGACACTCCCTAGAGAGAACGTTCAGTCTCGAACCTAAAGCCGCGCCTGCAGCCTGTCAAGACCGAACGTTCTATCTCACTCTCTGGGCGGCATCAGCACAGAGGTTTTCCGGGCCAAGGTCATCCTCCGCCTCCCGAGGAGGCATGATGACCTCGAGAGCATGGTCCCCCGGCGTCGGCAGTGCATGTACGAGGCCCCTCACTGACCGACATGAACGTCGGCCAACTCCCTGCCCCGGAAGGGGCCGTGGAGGCGTCCGCGGTGTACCACGGCACCTGAACGCACAAAAAGGTCAACTACCGGCCGGCTTGGGACCGTACCGGGAAGCTGGCGGGCTTCACCCAGAACGTCAAGAAGAGACTTCGTGCTGCCCAACGGCGTCAAGGGGTGCCATCAGGCGGTCCATCCGCGCCCCCGGCAGCGAAGGCGATGGGACGTGGGAGAGGACACCGGCCCGGGGTGACCCGCGTCGACAACGCCGTCACGACCCATGTGCCGCTGTTCTCCGACGGCGGTGGCAACGTGGGCTCCTCCGACTACGCCAAGGCAAAGAGCTCGCTCCACGCCGACGGCAAGAAGATCTTCGCCGGGAACGACCAGCTGAGAGGTGACTCGTACACGGTCCCCGCGGGCAGGCGCTACTACAAGCTCGCCGTCGACATCTCCCCAGTCTCGGCCCACCCCCCCCGTCAGCACGCGCGTGACCGCCGTCTGGACGTTCGCCTCGGCGCAGTCTCCGGGGGTGATACCCCCAAGCGGCCCGGTGACGGTCGTCCGCTTCACACCCACCCTGCCGACGGGCAGCACGGCCAAGGTCGGCACCACACTCACCGTGCCCTTCAGCCTCCAGGGCGCGGCGCCCAAGGCCGACTCGCTGCGCAAGCTGGCCTTCGCCGTCTCCTATGACAACGGCAGGACGTGGCACCGGACCACCGCGGTGCAGGGCAAGCAGCAGCTCAAGCTGCGCAGCCCTGCGACACCGAGCCCGGTGTCACTCCGCGCCACCCTCACCGACGCCAAGGCCAACACACTGACCCAGACCATCCACTCCGCCTACCGACCACCAAGTAGAGGCAGACATCCTGCGACGGGGACCCGCGCAGGTGAGGCGATGCGTTTGCCTCATGCCGGGTCCCCATGCCTCGCTCGCCCCGTCGATCGTCTGATCGGCGGGGCGAAGTCGCTCGTACAGCGTGCTGGGACTCGGACACCGCCCCTCTGCGGCGATCACCCCCACACGCACCTACTCGTCAGAGAGAGGACCCCCCGTCGGTGCCGATGACCTCACCGACGATGGCGCTCGCCGCGTCCGAGGCGAGGAACGCGACCACGTTGGCCGTCTCCTCATGGAGGAGATAGCGGCCCAGCTGGTTGCGGAGCAGGGAGTAGAACCACATGTCGTTGAACGCCGGGATCTTCTCCTTCGTGCGCACCATCGACGCCGGGTTCACCCCCGCCACGCGGATGCCGTGGTGGATGACCTCGGCCGCGAGAAACTTGGTGAACGAGGCGAGCCAGCTCTTGCCCGTGCCGTAGAGCAGGTTCTTCGGGGCACTCGGCATGTTCGCGGAGGCGCTGCCGATATTGATGATGTGGCCGCGACCTTGCGGAATCATGTAGTCGAGCACAGCCCTGCTCGCGTACATCGGTCCGGCCATCGTGCCCCGGATGGACCGGTCGAGATCCTGTCGCGTGGCCGTGCTGAAGTCCACCACGGCGACGTCGACTGCGCTGTTGACCAGGATGTCGATCCCGCCCAGCAGCTCATGGCATTCCGCCATCCACCGCTGGACGTCATCCCAGTCCGTCGCGTCGCCGTGGACGCCGAAAGCCCGGGTCCCCCACTTCTCGGCCACCCGCGAAGCCACGCCGTGCGGGTCCGGACCGGAGTACTGCGGCATGCTTCCGGTCGCATCCGTGGTCTCGACCTTGATGTCGACCAGAGCGACGTCAGCACCGAGGCCGGCGAACCGATTGGCGCAGGCCTGCCCGAGCCCCGCGCCACCACCGCCGGTGATGACCACCCTCCGGCCACGCAGGTCGAGCAGGTCCGTCAGGCGCTTCTCGATCGAGTCGAACGGCATCCGCTGCTCGTCCCACAGGACGTCGAGACTGTCACCCGCCTCGACAGCGCGGGAGTAGAGCGTCCTGAAGTAGTCGCTTCCCATGTTCTCGCCCTCTCTGCGGTATCGGGCTACAGGCCCAGACGGGTCGGCTCTTCACCGTTGTTGAAGGCCACATGGCTGGCGCCGTCGGCCGCGCCGCGCATCTCGTCCGCGAGGGGTGCCTCCAGCTCGTGCAACCGCGGGAGCACCTCTTGAGCGAAGAGCCGCATGGATCGCTCGGCCTGCTCGGCCGGCATGGCCCCGAACCGCACGTTGAGGACAAACTCTTCCGCGCTGGTCTTGCGCTGGATCTCCTTGAGCTTCTCGAAGACCTGGTCCGGGGTGCCCCATGCCTGCGGACGCGCGCTCTTCTCCGCCAAGGTCTCCTGGTCGGTGATCGCGTTGCTGAGCTTGGCGTACTGCTCGTACCCCTTGGTATTGCGGAATCGCTCGGGGTCGTCGAACTGGTAGTGGCGCCTGCTGCTCTCACCCGCTTCGAGGGAGTGGACCTTCATGGCCTGCCAGGCCTCCTCCTCCGTCTCGGCGCAGGTCATCCGCACCACGACGGTGGGCTGAGTCGGCGTGAGTCCGTTGCCCGCCCGGATACTGTTGAACGCCGCTACGTCCGACGCGTAGTCGTCCCAGCTCTTCTGGTTCGTCATCAGCATGCCCAGTCCGGCGTTGGCGGCGATGGGGAGCGTCTCCGGACTCGTCCACGCGATCCTCATACGGTCCATGAGCCGCTGCGGGTTGCGGTAGGAAGGACGGATCGTGGTCTCAGGGATGCTGAAGTGCTCGCCCTCGTGCGAGAACCACTCCTGTGACATCGCCTTGCGGAGGATCTCCAGGGTCTCGTTGAACCGGCTGCGTGCCTCGGCCATGGGCACACGGAACGCGTCGAACTCCCGAACCGCCGCGCCCCGCCCCATGCCCAGGGTGAGCTGACGACCCTGCAGCAGGTTGTCCAGCGCGCTGATCTGGTCTGCGACGACGATCGGGTCGTACCAGGGCAGCACGACGATCATCGTGCCGAAGTCGATGTTGCTGGTCCGGCCGGCCATGAACGTCAGGTGCTGCAGCGCCCCACCGGTCATGACGTACGGCGTGAAGTGGTGGTCGATCGCCCAGTACGAGTCGAAGCCCAGCGGCTCGACGAGCTCGGCCAGCGCGATCTCCTCGTCGTAGATCTGCTGGTCGGTCACCTTCGGCGGGCCGGGCGCCTTGGCCAGGAAACGGTCCCAGTCGAGGTAGTTCTGAAAGTTGAAGTGGACTCCGACCTTCATGGTCTCTCCTCCAGCATCGTCTAGGCCCCCGTGCCACGAGTTGTGAGCCCGGCGGACGCTCGGCGCCTTGAGTCAAACAGCAGCCCGGTCGCGGCTCCATGACTTCGTTCCGGCTCGCAGAACCTGTCGTAACCCGGCGATCGGTGTTCTGTTCTGCGGTACATGACCCTGGTCCGCACCTGCAT
Above is a window of Streptomyces sp. SAI-135 DNA encoding:
- a CDS encoding cytochrome P450, producing the protein MTTTTVPHLPPSARGRLPLVGHALQFVRGPLNVLQGLRGQGDIVALHVGKLPIYVVNSPQLLHRVLVTDADSFTKGRMYDKTRPVVGDGLATSEGALHHRQRRLILPAFHRPRLRGYSEAMREQAEAVIASWQPGQRIAVDRAMHIMSVGTTVRTLFGTGIDSGTIAEIDHCVGVFLTQIIVRTMTPNAVERLPLPGTRNFEAARKRLKAIVDSILDVRLRATEEPDDLLTLLLAARDEETGQPLSRQQLHDEVVTMLVAGADSTAYTLAWLLYELGRNPAVEARLHHELDTVLDGRPVTFDDLPRLQYTQRLIQETLRLHSVSWIQMRRTITPVTLGDMHLPAGAEILFSATTMHRDPDLYPDPLRFDPDRWITPPRRDSFQPFSAGPRKCPGDHFALTQLAIGIATIAARWRLVPATRNKVREVPAAVLRPNRLPMVVQARD
- a CDS encoding LLM class flavin-dependent oxidoreductase, whose amino-acid sequence is MKVGVHFNFQNYLDWDRFLAKAPGPPKVTDQQIYDEEIALAELVEPLGFDSYWAIDHHFTPYVMTGGALQHLTFMAGRTSNIDFGTMIVVLPWYDPIVVADQISALDNLLQGRQLTLGMGRGAAVREFDAFRVPMAEARSRFNETLEILRKAMSQEWFSHEGEHFSIPETTIRPSYRNPQRLMDRMRIAWTSPETLPIAANAGLGMLMTNQKSWDDYASDVAAFNSIRAGNGLTPTQPTVVVRMTCAETEEEAWQAMKVHSLEAGESSRRHYQFDDPERFRNTKGYEQYAKLSNAITDQETLAEKSARPQAWGTPDQVFEKLKEIQRKTSAEEFVLNVRFGAMPAEQAERSMRLFAQEVLPRLHELEAPLADEMRGAADGASHVAFNNGEEPTRLGL
- a CDS encoding SDR family oxidoreductase — its product is MGSDYFRTLYSRAVEAGDSLDVLWDEQRMPFDSIEKRLTDLLDLRGRRVVITGGGGAGLGQACANRFAGLGADVALVDIKVETTDATGSMPQYSGPDPHGVASRVAEKWGTRAFGVHGDATDWDDVQRWMAECHELLGGIDILVNSAVDVAVVDFSTATRQDLDRSIRGTMAGPMYASRAVLDYMIPQGRGHIINIGSASANMPSAPKNLLYGTGKSWLASFTKFLAAEVIHHGIRVAGVNPASMVRTKEKIPAFNDMWFYSLLRNQLGRYLLHEETANVVAFLASDAASAIVGEVIGTDGGSSL
- a CDS encoding cupin domain-containing protein — its product is MRARLGAGDVLFLDVPGPLEAPVHIRAASRCSYLEVEVEPAWLPVGTVPPSLDEGRRTAYGSPRLLRLFSDGEVAHLSPFDDLFSAPAEKTQQVNALSFVCLSPSMSSDWHTEPGTSLLVVLAGGFEVEVGGNGGRRTLRAGDVCLVEDFEGQGHKSSSDGETRFAVLALPEGHLWRRDNRAEEATA
- a CDS encoding nitroreductase family protein, producing the protein MTDRIDLFEALESCRSIRRLRPDPLPDELLEKLVHYATRAPSAGNSQLWKFLVVTAPQDRRWFRDMLVEAVGHRFPEPAPADTSAAARGQRRYRQFIFDFDQIPVLVLPLIENAFPNRDNPDVRFAWSSIYAATQNLLLAARGLGIGAAMTTNHLENEPAVRERFAIPATFHIGATIPLGYPVGRYGPVTRKPVIPTMYRGRFGAPWTTGPTDASQNEPT
- a CDS encoding cytochrome P450 — protein: MKKLSSIPAAPQALPLVGHLLPLLRNPTAFLDSLPAYGDMVKIRVGPFSMVVLCDPGLTHQVLLDDRTFDKGGPIYDRAREVSGNGIGTSHHDEHRRLRRLVQPSFHPSRLPGYAETMTACIDETASSWRSGQVLDVPAEMMAITSKIAIATLFSGALSQGELDKLLDASMTLLAGFYRRMFLVPPLDRLPLPSNRAYTRARNHLHEVCGQIIAQRRVDGTDHEDLVSALLAAHDVETDGRGMTDAEIIDTIVAILLAGIENTASALAWSLDFLAQHPQVERQLHAEVDTVLNGAAATYADLHHLEFTNRVITETLRLRPPAWFFTRTVTADTHLGGHFLPAGTNVAYSPYLVHHRHDLHNAPEDFDPDRWDPQRPQPHRHAMIPFASGARKCPGDTFAMAEATLALASITARWQLEHAPGIERRPALSLTLKHRALPMRTRPRTVVR
- a CDS encoding alpha/beta hydrolase, which encodes MELVREPRLREIIEQITPLLADSQAPAVRQPPADPVARDAWFTEVTQERAKQQAQMSGGGRSLPTIEGVEVSEIRIPVTGGCGWSGCPECTAGSINAIVYRPAEVATAPAYLHFHGGGFWIGGGLDVLRASATVHGARARELGVVVIDVDYRMAPEHKFPIPVEDCYTALTWVASHADQLGVDPVRLAVGGGSAGGNLTAAVALMSRDRGGPALSAQVLNIPVTDSSCNTASMHLFAEGYVMTRQNALEMWDMYLASPADAHHPYASPMHAPSLRGLPPTLVVLGDYDILRDEGSAYARRLVDDGVTVTMRRLPQTHGAGLPENGPETERLINELLRANLLKN